In a single window of the Callithrix jacchus isolate 240 chromosome 1, calJac240_pri, whole genome shotgun sequence genome:
- the OXGR1 gene encoding 2-oxoglutarate receptor 1, with the protein MNKPLDNLANASDFPDYAAAFGNCTDENISLKMHYLPVIYGIIFLVGFPGNAVAISTYIFKMRPWKSSTIIMLNLACTDLLYLTSLPFLIHYYANGENWIFGDFMCKFIRFGFHFNLYSSILFLTCFSIFRYCVIIHPMSCFSIHKIRWAVVSCGVVWIISLVAVIPMTFLITSTNRTNRSACLDLTSSDELSTIKWYNVILTATTFCLPLVIVTLCYTTIIHTLTHGLQTHSCLKQKARRLAILLLLVFYVCLLPFHILRIIRIESRLLSISCSIENQIHEAYIVSRPLAALNTFGNLLLYVVVSDNFQQAVCSIVRCKASRDLEHAKKTSYSNNP; encoded by the coding sequence ATGAATAAGCCACTAGATAATTTAGCAAATGCTTCTGATTTCCCCGATTATGCAGCCGCTTTTGGAAATTGCACTGACGAAAACATCTCACTCAAGATGCACTACCTCCCTGTTATTTACGGCATTATCTTCCTCGTGGGATTTCCAGGGAATGCAGTAGCGATTTCCACTTACATTTTCAAAATGCGACCCTGGAAGAGCAGCACCATCATTATGCTGAACCTGGCCTGCACAGATCTGCTGTATCTGACCAGCCTCCCCTTCCTGATTCACTACTATGCCAATGGTGAAAACTGGATATTTGGAGATTTCATGTGTAAGTTTATCCGCTTTGGCTTCCATTTCAACCTGTACAGCAGCATCCTCTTCCTCACCTGCTTCAGCATCTTTCGCTACTGTGTGATCATTCACCCCATGAGCTGCTTTTCCATTCACAAAATTCGATGGGCAGTGGTATCCTGTGGTGTGGTGTGGATCATTTCACTGGTAGCTGTGATTCCCATGACCTTCTTGATCACATCAACCAACAGGACCAACAGATCAGCCTGTCTTGATCTCACCAGTTCAGATGAACTCAGTACTATTAAATGGTACAACGTAATCTTGACTGCAACCACCTTCTGCCTCCCTTTGGTGATAGTGACACTTTGCTATACCACAATTATCCACACTCTGACCCATGGACTACAAACTCACAGCTGCCTTAAGCAGAAAGCTCGAAGGCTAGCCATTCTGCTACTCCTCGTATTTTACGTATGTTTGTTACCCTTTCATATCTTGAGGATAATTCGGATAGAATCTCGCCTGCTTTCCATCAGCTGTTCCATTGAGAATCAGATCCACGAAGCTTACATCGTTTCAAGACCATTAGCTGCTCTGAACACCTTTGGTAACCTGCTACTGTATGTGGTGGTCAGTGACAACTTCCAGCAGGCTGTCTGCTCAATAGTGAGATGCAAAGCAAGCAGGGACCTTGAGCACGCAAAGAAAACCAGTTACTCAAACAACCCTTGA